A genomic window from Vitis riparia cultivar Riparia Gloire de Montpellier isolate 1030 chromosome 16, EGFV_Vit.rip_1.0, whole genome shotgun sequence includes:
- the LOC117933256 gene encoding receptor-like protein EIX2, with product MAGRSFQHLLSFLMLLLLCAKPGLGSVTGCIERERQALLHFKRGLVDKFGLLSSWGDDNRDCCQWKGVQCSNQSGHIIMLHLQAPPSENPYEYQSLRGEISPSLLELEHLTHLDLSCNDFEGRHIPPFLGSLSRMQYLNLSLANLAQTVPTQLGNLSNLLSLDLSDNYNDLNSRNLEWLSRLSSLRHLDLSSFDLSEAIHWSQAINKLPSLIHLDLQNCGLPPIPPLTIPSLSHGNSSVPLVFLDLSWNHLTSSIYPWLLNFSTTLLHLDLSSNDLNGSIPEYAFGNMSSLEYLDLSGSQLDGEILNSIRDMSSLAYLDLSSNDLNGSIPEYAFGNMSSLEYLDLSGSQLDGEILNAIRDMSSLAYLDLSSNDLNGSISEYAFGNMSSLEYLDLSWSQLDGEILNAIRDMSSLAYLDLSDNQLQGSIPDTVGKMVLLSHLDLSDNQLQGSIPDTIGKMVLLSHLDLSRNQLQGSIPDTIGKMVLLSHLDLSSNQLQGSIPYTIGKMVLLSHLDLSSNQLQGSIPYTIGKMVLFSHLDLSHNQLQGSIPDIVGNMVSLEKLSLSENHLQGEIPKSLSNLCNLQALELDRNNLSGRLAPDFVAYANDTLETLSLSDNQFSGSVPALIGFSSLTGLYLDFNQLNGTLPESVGQLANLLSLDIASNSLLGTISEAHLFNLSQLSYLDLSSNSLTFNMSLDWVPPFQLLSLQLASCKLGPRFPSWLRTQNRLSELDISNSEISDVLPDWFWDVTSSIDTLSISNNRINGTLPNLSSKFGSFSNIDMSSNCFEGSIPQLPYDVRWLDLSNNKLSGSISLLCTVGTELLLLDLSNNSLSGGLPNCWARWERLVVLNLENNRFSGQIPNSFGSLRSIQTLHLRNNNLTGELPLSFKNCTSLRFIDLAKNRLSGKIPEWIGGSLPNLTVLNLGSNRFSGGICPELCQLKNIQILDLSSNNMLGVVPRCVGGFTAMTKKGSLVIVHNYSFAVFVDMLLPSLIWNAFYVDRALVKWKGREFEYKSTLGLVKSIDFSSNKLSGEIPEEVIDLVELVSLNLSRNNLTRLIPARIGQLKSLEVLDLSQNKLFGEIPASLVEISDLSVLDLSDNNLFGKIPQGTQLQSFNIDSYKGNPALCGLPLLKKCFEDKIKQDSPTHNIEDKIQQDGNDMWFYVSVALGFIVGFWGVCGTLLLNNSWRYAYFQFLNKIKDWLYVIIAINMARLQRSLQS from the coding sequence ATGGCAGGACGGTCCTTTCAACACCTTCTTAGCTTTCTTATGCTTTTGCTGCTATGTGCCAAACCTGGCCTGGGGAGTGTTACTGGGTGCATAGAGAGGGAGAGACAAGCTCTCCTTCACTTCAAACGTGGCCTTGTCGATAAATTTGGCCTTCTTTCCTCTTGGGGAGACGACAACAGAGATTGTTGCCAATGGAAAGGAGTCCAGTGTAGTAACCAATCAGGGCACATCATCATGCTTCATCTTCAAGCCCCTCCTTCTGAAAATCCTTACGAGTACCAGTCTCTGAGAGGTGAGATAAGTCCTTCGCTGCTTGAATTGGAGCACTTGACTCATTTGGATCTCAGCTGTAATGATTTTGAAGGGAGGCATATACCTCCATTCCTTGGTTCCCTCAGCAGAATGCAGTACCTCAATCTCTCTCTGGCCAATCTCGCTCAAACTGTTCCCACTCAACTGGGAAATCTTTCCAACTTGCTTTCCCTTGACCTCAGCGATAATTATAATGACTTGAATTCTAGGAACCTGGAGTGGCTTTCTCGTCTTTCTTCTTTAAGACACCTTGACCTGAGTTCTTTCGACCTTAGTGAAGCCATCCACTGGTCCCAAGCAATTAATAAACTCCCTTCTCTCATTCACTTGGATTTACAAAATTGTGGTCTCCCTCCCATCCCTCCACTCACCATTCCGTCTCTTTCCCATGGGAATTCCTCTGTCCCTCTTGTTTTCCTTGATCTCTCTTGGAATCATCTCACTTCTTCAATATACCCATGGCTGCTCAACTTTAGTACCACCCTCCTTCATCTTGATCTCTCTTCGAATGATTTAAACGGTTCGATTCCGGAATATGCTTTTGGGAACATGAGTTCCCTTGAATATCTTGATCTCTCTGGGAGTCAACTTGATGGTGAGATTCTGAATTCAATTAGAGACATGAgttcacttgcatatcttgaTCTCTCTTCGAATGATTTAAACGGTTCGATTCCGGAATATGCTTTTGGGAACATGAGTTCCCTTGAATATCTTGATCTCTCTGGGAGTCAACTTGATGGTGAGATTCTGAATGCAATTAGAGACATGAgttcacttgcatatcttgaTCTCTCTTCGAATGATTTAAACGGTTCGATTTCGGAATATGCTTTTGGGAACATGAGTTCCCTTGAATATCTTGATCTCTCTTGGAGTCAACTTGATGGTGAGATTCTGAATGCAATTAGAGACATGAgttcacttgcatatcttgaTCTCTCTGACAATCAACTGCAGGGCTCAATTCCAGATACAGTTGGGAAGATGGTTTTACTTTCACATCTTGATCTCTCTGACAATCAACTGCAGGGCTCAATTCCAGATACAATTGGGAAGATGGTTTTACTTTCACATCTTGATCTCTCTCGCAATCAACTGCAGGGCTCAATTCCAGATACAATTGGGAAGATGGTTTTACTTTCACATCTTGATCTCTCTAGCAATCAACTGCAGGGCTCAATTCCATATACAATTGGGAAGATGGTTTTACTTTCACATCTTGATCTCTCTAGCAATCAACTGCAGGGCTCAATTCCATATACAATTGGGAAGATGGTTTTATTTTCACATCTTGATCTCTCTCACAATCAACTGCAGGGCTCAATTCCAGATATTGTTGGGAACATGGTTTCTCTtgaaaaactctctctctctgagaATCATCTTCAAGGTGAGATTCCAAAATCCTTGAGTAATTTATGCAACTTACAAGCATTAGAGTTGGATAGAAACAATCTCTCTGGACGGCTTGCACCAGACTTTGTGGCCTATGCAAATGACACATTAGAGACTCTGTCTTTATCGGATAACCAATTCAGTGGATCAGTTCCTGCTCTCattggattttcatccttgacaGGGTTATATCTTGATTTTAATCAACTAAATGGAACTTTACCTGAAAGTGTTGGACAGCTGGCCAACCTTCTATCCTTGGATATTGCCTCAAATTCATTGCTAGGTACTATCTCTGAAGCCCATCTCTTTAATCTATCCCAGTTGTCCTATTTAGACTTATCTTCCAACTCTCTCACTTTCAACATGAgcttggattgggttcctccatTTCAACTGCTTTCTCTACAATTAGCCTCCTGCAAATTGGGACCTCGTTTTCCTAGTTGGCTTCGTACTCAAAACCGGTTGAGTGAGCTTGATATCTCCAATTCTGAAATTTCAGATGTCCTCCCAGACTGGTTTTGGGATGTAACCTCAAGCATCGATACCTTAAGTATTTCCAATAATCGGATCAATGGGACCTTACCgaatttatcatcaaaatttggTTCTTTTTCTAACATAGATATGAGCTCAAACTGTTTTGAGGGTTCAATACCACAACTTCCTTATGATGTGCGATGGTTGGATCTCTCCAATAACAAGTTATCGGGGTCCATTTCTTTATTATGTACAGTTGGTACTGAGTTACTTCTACTTGACCTCTCAAACAACTCGTTGTCGGGAGGGCTGCCCAATTGTTGGGCGCGGTGGGAAAGATTGGTagttcttaatttggaaaataacaGATTTTCTGGGCAAATTCCAAATTCATTTGGTTCCTTGCGATCAATTCAAACACTACATTTGCGCAACAACAATTTAACTGGAGAATTGCCTTTATCTTTTAAGAATTGTACAAGTTTGAGGTTCATTGATTTGGCAAAAAATAGGTTATCAGGAAAAATACCAGAATGGATTGGAGGAAGCCTCCCAAATCTGACTGTTCTAAACCTAGGATCTAATAGATTCAGTGGAGGTATATGTCCAGAGCTATGccaattgaaaaatattcaaatattggaCCTCTCTAGCAACAATATGTTAGGTGTTGTACCGAGATGTGTTGGTGGTTTCACTGCCATGACTAAGAAAGGGAGCTTGGTCATTGTTCATAATTATTCATTTGCAGTCTTCGTTGATATGTTGCTGCCTTCACTTATTTGGAATGCCTTTTATGTTGATAGGGCATTGGTTAAATGGAAAGGAAgagaatttgaatataaaagtACCCTTGGGCTTGTAAAGAGTATTGATTTTTCAAGCAACAAACTATCGGGGGAAATTCCAGAAGAAGTAATTGATCTTGTAGAATTAGTTTCATTAAACTTATCAAGGAACAATTTGACGAGACTGATCCCTGCAAGAATTGGTCAATTGAAATCATTGGAGGTTCTTGATTTGTCTCAAAATAAACTCTTTGGTGAAATTCCAGCTAGCCTTGTTGAAATAAGTGATCTAAGTGTCTTAGATCTCTCTGACAACAACTTGTTTGGTAAAATTCCACAAGGTACTCAACTTCAAAGCTTCAATATTGATTCCTACAAGGGAAATCCTGCACTCTGTGGATTGCCTCTTCTGAAAAAGTGTtttgaagataaaataaagcaagattcTCCTACTCATAACATTGAAGACAAAATTCAGCAAGATGGAAATGACATGTGGTTTTATGTTAGCGTTGCTCTTGGATTCATTGTTGGATTTTGGGGAGTGTGTGGAACTTTACTACTCAACAACTCATGGAGATATGCCTATTTCCaattcttgaataaaataaaagattggcTCTACGTGATTATAGCAATAAATATGGCTAGATTACAAAGGAGTCTTCAAAGCTAA